A region of Kribbella sp. NBC_01245 DNA encodes the following proteins:
- a CDS encoding ABC transporter permease translates to MTQTTTDTTIETTRQSRTEVLFRFQSVFGLLAVFIAAIVFSPRRNGEILFLSADNLANVVRAVSEIGIIAIGMTFVILIGGIDLSVGAMLGLAAVGSAVLMVESDWGFLPSVALVLLLGLVFGALQGMATAMIGIQSFIVTLAGLQIARGLARIWSDGQGVAIAYGDGPNEAPESFAILGERTFGGLVPIPVLIFAVVAIAAVVFLRVSAFARHLYAVGGNEKAARLSGVPVNRVKIAVFAICGLLAALAGIVHAVQLNQGSPNDGIGYELDAIAAVVIGGTSLAGGRGSVAGTVAGALLLGVLNNILALNNIDSNIQLLIKGLVIVAAAALQRLRPAS, encoded by the coding sequence GTGACCCAAACAACGACCGACACAACGATCGAGACAACCCGCCAGAGCAGGACGGAGGTGCTGTTCCGCTTCCAGAGCGTGTTCGGCCTGCTCGCGGTGTTCATCGCGGCGATCGTCTTCTCGCCCCGGCGCAACGGCGAGATCCTCTTCCTCAGCGCCGACAACCTGGCCAACGTCGTCCGGGCCGTCTCCGAGATCGGCATCATCGCGATCGGTATGACGTTCGTGATCCTGATCGGCGGTATCGACCTGTCGGTGGGCGCGATGCTCGGCCTCGCGGCGGTCGGTTCGGCCGTGCTGATGGTCGAAAGTGACTGGGGTTTCCTGCCGTCGGTGGCGCTCGTGCTGCTGCTCGGACTGGTCTTCGGCGCGCTGCAGGGGATGGCGACCGCGATGATCGGCATCCAGTCGTTCATCGTCACGCTGGCCGGTCTGCAGATAGCGCGCGGGCTGGCCCGGATCTGGTCCGACGGGCAGGGCGTCGCGATCGCGTACGGCGACGGGCCGAACGAGGCGCCGGAGTCGTTCGCGATCCTGGGCGAGCGGACGTTCGGCGGGCTGGTGCCGATCCCGGTGCTGATCTTCGCCGTGGTGGCGATCGCGGCCGTGGTGTTCCTGCGGGTCAGCGCCTTCGCCCGGCATCTGTACGCCGTCGGCGGCAACGAGAAGGCCGCGCGGCTGTCCGGCGTACCGGTCAACCGGGTCAAGATCGCCGTCTTCGCGATCTGCGGACTGCTCGCGGCGTTGGCCGGCATCGTGCACGCCGTTCAGCTCAACCAGGGCAGCCCGAACGACGGTATCGGCTACGAGCTGGACGCGATCGCGGCCGTGGTGATCGGCGGCACCAGTCTGGCCGGCGGCCGCGGATCCGTCGCCGGGACGGTGGCGGGCGCGCTGCTGCTCGGCGTACTGAACAACATCCTTGCCCTGAACAACATCGACTCCAACATCCAGCTGTTGATCAAGGGTCTCGTCATCGTCGCGGCGGCCGCGCTGCAACGGCTGCGACCCGCCTCCTGA
- a CDS encoding DUF2961 domain-containing protein, whose product MLKGLVLPALLALLIPAVPANASVETVADSNRLVGWDLYRQLDRTGESRSGEQSRQFSSFDRSGGNNDGFDGQYSCLRTSDAGCVIAEAAGAGEVQSIWFTRFGPTGGGDVTDTGWIRIELDGKTVLDAKAQDVVTGKLGAPYVWPLVANGDDTAGGVVLKVPMPYRDSMRITVQHNPLFYHVSYRAFPDSVGIRTFNPADQALDVIEKLRRFGLADPKPADPGAIRRQAPLAVKPGGTTTVARVNGPAQLTEVRFKLPQLVRSPRVVDDGRAFKGGSSFTVAVAPGNDGVRLTKRFDPMIGNQRSRLLIDGQPAGEWSSGAAQPAGRWADQTLELPVELTRGKSKLAVSNVFDESDLDVNEFRYDVQSKIDGQWIRTDVMDVGPAHPGEELAHGYKIDQQSWQGLRTQRYQVDPAALAASDALLTNLRLRITFDGQTTVDSPLGEFFGSGIGEYDTRTLFSSIDASPDGWYTAWWPMPFAYSAKVELVNTGPTPVTQGLAAVTSAPSRSVKAGHFHATSHSGQTVNGQDWLFLDTQGTGVFYGVTHSMRGLIPGGNRREYLEGDERVYVDGALSPAWHGTGTEDFYESGWYFRDGITYNMPTAGNPAYETDGDGCRYDCTGAFRLLVGDAIGFSSSLRFGIEHGPASDKLADYSSTAYWYGQTGYQLKQTDHVQLEGPALTSTYEGDFDGLPVTRPVSSQPVDLNVTIDRQNRGVRLNRLGDQAKPWQAVDVRVDGQPAGRWLQPLGNTTSRWLEDSYDLPASLTAGKSRLKVELKAVQGAPAWTASSYDVVSRVAPFQDRTSPTAVETVRAVGGETNENTVSWSDSRDNVGVATYEVYASRNPAELGTLVGKTPVPAFRHSGLGLRETWHYRVRAVDGAGHRSALSPAASATSGTTALIEAEWLLPAISADAPVEAQGNCCGVIWSNNQHLWFRADSAGDKIEVEFDVPATGTYDIGAVLTKAPDYGIAELAIDGKPFGTPFDGYEPGRVVIAPPMTGTLALTQGKHRLTMTVTGKNAASTGYLAGLDVLRLKLN is encoded by the coding sequence ATGCTCAAAGGCTTAGTTCTGCCTGCCCTTCTAGCGTTACTGATTCCCGCCGTTCCGGCCAACGCATCGGTTGAAACTGTTGCTGACAGCAACCGGTTGGTCGGTTGGGATCTCTACCGCCAGCTCGACCGGACCGGCGAATCCCGGTCCGGCGAGCAGTCCCGCCAGTTCTCCAGCTTCGACCGCTCCGGCGGTAACAACGACGGCTTCGACGGCCAGTACTCCTGCCTGCGGACGAGTGACGCCGGCTGCGTGATCGCCGAGGCGGCCGGTGCCGGGGAGGTCCAGTCGATCTGGTTCACCCGGTTCGGGCCGACCGGTGGTGGTGATGTCACCGACACCGGATGGATCCGGATCGAGCTCGACGGCAAGACCGTGCTGGACGCGAAGGCCCAAGACGTCGTCACCGGCAAACTCGGTGCGCCGTACGTCTGGCCGCTGGTCGCGAACGGTGATGACACCGCTGGTGGTGTCGTACTCAAGGTGCCGATGCCGTACCGCGACAGCATGCGCATCACCGTCCAGCACAACCCGCTCTTCTACCACGTTTCGTATCGCGCCTTCCCCGATTCTGTAGGGATTCGAACGTTCAACCCTGCCGACCAGGCGCTCGACGTGATTGAAAAACTACGCCGCTTCGGCCTCGCGGATCCAAAGCCCGCCGATCCGGGAGCCATCCGGCGGCAGGCCCCGCTCGCGGTCAAACCAGGTGGTACGACGACGGTTGCGCGCGTCAACGGTCCCGCCCAGCTGACCGAGGTGCGGTTCAAGCTGCCGCAACTGGTCCGATCGCCTCGCGTGGTGGACGACGGGCGAGCCTTCAAGGGTGGTTCGAGTTTCACGGTCGCCGTTGCTCCGGGCAACGACGGCGTGCGGCTGACCAAGCGGTTCGACCCGATGATCGGCAACCAGCGAAGCCGCCTGCTGATCGACGGCCAACCCGCCGGTGAGTGGTCCAGTGGTGCCGCGCAACCGGCCGGCCGCTGGGCCGACCAGACGCTGGAGCTTCCTGTCGAGTTGACTCGCGGCAAGTCGAAACTTGCCGTTAGCAACGTTTTCGACGAGTCGGACCTCGACGTGAACGAGTTCCGCTACGACGTACAGAGCAAGATCGACGGCCAGTGGATCCGCACGGACGTGATGGACGTTGGACCAGCACATCCTGGTGAAGAGCTGGCCCACGGCTACAAGATCGACCAGCAGTCCTGGCAAGGTCTTCGCACGCAGCGCTACCAGGTCGATCCGGCCGCGCTGGCCGCGTCCGACGCCCTGTTGACGAACCTGCGGCTGCGGATCACCTTCGACGGCCAGACGACGGTCGATTCCCCACTCGGCGAGTTCTTCGGTTCGGGTATCGGGGAGTACGACACCCGCACGCTGTTCTCGTCGATCGACGCCAGTCCGGACGGCTGGTATACCGCCTGGTGGCCGATGCCGTTCGCCTATTCCGCCAAGGTCGAGTTGGTCAACACCGGCCCAACGCCAGTCACACAAGGCCTCGCGGCAGTGACGAGCGCACCCAGCCGGAGCGTCAAAGCGGGCCATTTCCACGCGACCTCGCACAGCGGTCAGACCGTCAACGGGCAGGACTGGCTGTTCCTCGATACGCAAGGCACTGGCGTCTTCTACGGCGTGACGCACAGCATGCGCGGGTTGATCCCGGGCGGGAACCGGCGGGAGTACCTCGAGGGTGACGAACGCGTGTACGTCGACGGAGCCCTCTCGCCCGCCTGGCACGGCACCGGCACGGAGGACTTCTACGAGTCCGGCTGGTACTTCCGCGACGGCATCACCTACAACATGCCTACCGCGGGCAATCCCGCCTACGAGACCGATGGCGACGGCTGCCGGTACGACTGCACCGGCGCCTTCCGTCTACTCGTCGGCGACGCCATCGGCTTCTCGTCGAGCCTGCGCTTCGGGATCGAGCACGGGCCGGCCTCGGACAAGCTCGCGGATTACAGTTCGACGGCCTATTGGTACGGGCAGACCGGCTACCAACTGAAGCAAACCGACCACGTGCAACTTGAAGGCCCGGCCCTCACCAGCACGTACGAAGGTGACTTCGACGGTCTGCCGGTAACAAGGCCAGTGTCATCGCAGCCGGTAGACCTCAACGTCACGATCGACCGTCAGAACCGCGGCGTACGGCTGAACCGCCTCGGCGACCAGGCCAAGCCGTGGCAGGCGGTTGATGTACGAGTCGACGGTCAACCAGCAGGCCGATGGCTCCAGCCTTTGGGCAACACGACGTCCCGTTGGCTGGAGGACTCGTACGACTTGCCGGCATCCCTCACGGCAGGCAAGTCCCGGCTGAAGGTCGAACTCAAGGCTGTCCAAGGAGCGCCTGCGTGGACGGCTTCGTCGTACGACGTGGTCTCCCGAGTGGCGCCGTTCCAGGACCGTACGAGTCCGACGGCGGTCGAAACGGTCCGGGCCGTTGGCGGCGAGACGAACGAGAACACCGTGAGCTGGTCCGACAGCCGCGACAACGTTGGCGTCGCGACGTATGAGGTCTATGCCTCACGCAACCCGGCCGAGCTCGGGACGTTGGTCGGCAAGACTCCGGTCCCGGCCTTCCGGCACAGCGGCCTGGGGTTGCGTGAGACCTGGCATTACCGGGTGCGCGCGGTTGATGGCGCAGGTCATCGCAGTGCGTTGTCCCCGGCAGCGTCGGCGACTTCGGGTACGACGGCGTTGATCGAGGCCGAGTGGTTGCTTCCGGCAATCAGTGCGGACGCGCCGGTCGAGGCCCAGGGCAACTGTTGTGGCGTGATCTGGTCGAACAACCAGCACCTGTGGTTCCGGGCGGACAGCGCGGGCGACAAGATCGAGGTCGAGTTCGACGTACCGGCGACCGGGACGTACGACATCGGGGCCGTGCTGACCAAGGCGCCCGACTACGGCATCGCCGAACTGGCGATCGACGGCAAGCCCTTCGGCACGCCGTTCGACGGTTACGAGCCCGGCCGGGTCGTCATCGCGCCGCCGATGACGGGCACACTCGCGCTCACCCAGGGCAAACACCGCCTGACCATGACGGTGACAGGCAAGAACGCGGCGTCCACCGGCTACCTCGCCGGCCTCGACGTACTCCGATTGAAGCTGAACTGA
- a CDS encoding NAD-dependent malic enzyme, whose translation MTSIPSVSYSITVRLEVPAGGSAVSRLTTAVEQAGGVVTALDVTASGHERLRIDVTCAAADTEHANRLVEAMRAVEGVEIGRVSDRTFLMHLGGKISMEAKHPIRNRDDLSMVYTPGVARVCLAIAKNPDDARRLTIKRNTVAVVTDGSAVLGLGNIGPKAALPVMEGKAALFKRFAGIDAWPLCLDTQDTEAIIQVVKAIAPGFAGINLEDISAPRCFEIEARLREELDIPVFHDDQHGTAIVVLAALFNALRVVGKDIGSVRVVLSGAGAAGTAILKLLILAGVKDTIVADVAGVIHTERDGLSPELRWIAENTNAAKYSGDLKGALAGADVFVGVSAPNILTGADIATMADKSIVFALANPDPEVDPAAAHEHAAVVATGRSDFPNQINNVLVFPGVFRGLLDAQSSKVSIEMELAAAKALASVVTDDQLNADYIVPSVFHPEVHTIVAHAVRDAAGGKPPASEHYPDDSPA comes from the coding sequence GTGACATCCATCCCGAGTGTTTCCTACTCCATCACCGTCCGACTCGAGGTGCCCGCCGGCGGATCGGCGGTGAGCAGACTGACGACCGCCGTGGAGCAGGCCGGTGGTGTGGTCACCGCGCTCGACGTGACGGCCTCCGGACACGAACGGCTCCGGATCGACGTGACCTGCGCGGCCGCCGATACCGAGCATGCCAACCGCCTGGTCGAGGCCATGCGAGCGGTCGAGGGCGTCGAGATCGGCCGGGTCTCCGACCGGACCTTCCTGATGCACCTCGGCGGCAAGATCTCGATGGAGGCCAAGCACCCGATCCGCAACCGGGACGACCTCTCGATGGTCTACACCCCCGGTGTCGCGCGGGTCTGCCTGGCCATCGCGAAGAACCCCGACGACGCGCGCCGCCTGACCATCAAGCGCAACACCGTCGCCGTCGTCACCGATGGCTCGGCCGTGCTCGGCCTGGGCAACATCGGCCCGAAGGCCGCGCTACCGGTGATGGAGGGCAAGGCCGCCCTGTTCAAGCGCTTCGCCGGGATCGACGCCTGGCCGCTGTGCCTGGACACCCAGGACACCGAGGCGATCATCCAGGTGGTGAAGGCGATCGCCCCGGGCTTCGCCGGGATCAACCTGGAGGACATCTCGGCGCCGCGCTGCTTCGAGATCGAGGCCCGGCTCCGCGAGGAGCTCGACATCCCGGTATTCCACGACGACCAGCACGGTACGGCGATCGTGGTGCTGGCCGCCCTGTTCAACGCGCTGCGCGTCGTCGGCAAGGACATCGGGTCCGTCCGGGTCGTGCTCTCGGGTGCGGGCGCCGCCGGCACGGCGATCCTCAAGCTGCTGATCCTGGCCGGGGTGAAGGACACGATCGTCGCGGACGTCGCCGGGGTCATCCACACCGAGCGCGACGGGCTGTCGCCGGAGCTGCGCTGGATCGCGGAGAACACCAACGCCGCCAAGTACAGCGGTGACCTCAAGGGCGCGCTGGCCGGAGCCGATGTGTTCGTCGGAGTCTCCGCGCCGAACATCCTGACCGGTGCCGACATCGCGACGATGGCCGACAAGTCGATCGTGTTCGCGCTGGCCAACCCCGACCCCGAGGTCGACCCGGCCGCCGCGCACGAGCACGCCGCCGTGGTCGCGACCGGCCGCAGCGACTTCCCGAACCAGATCAACAACGTGCTGGTCTTCCCGGGCGTCTTCCGCGGCCTGCTCGATGCGCAGTCCTCGAAGGTCTCGATCGAGATGGAGCTGGCCGCCGCGAAGGCGCTGGCCAGTGTCGTCACCGATGACCAGCTCAACGCCGACTACATCGTGCCGAGCGTGTTCCACCCCGAGGTGCACACGATCGTCGCGCACGCCGTGCGGGATGCCGCGGGTGGTAAGCCGCCGGCGTCCGAGCACTACCCGGACGACAGCCCGGCGTGA
- a CDS encoding substrate-binding domain-containing protein: MRHLKSPLAVAAVAALVLTGCGTTSERTSETPQAQGSKSCQGDDGKYVIGMSQANKAEPYRQRMDDDIAAAAKEVPQFEVKFADAAQDNAKQVADVENYITQQIDLLLISPNEAKPLTAVVKKAFDKGIPVIVLDRKVEGDAYTGFIGGDNVEIGTEAGKYVAEKVLPNGGNVVELKGLAGATPQAERNQGFAAGIKANPKVKVVATASGDWLREKGQAQMDALLKANPKIDVVYAHNDPMAEGAYLAAKAVGREKEMKFIGIDALPIPSGGIKAVEQGRLTATFTYPTNGKEAIAAAKKLLVDCGTIERSQTLTTRLIDKSNAASIYAEENPTG; encoded by the coding sequence ATGCGACACCTGAAGAGCCCGCTCGCCGTCGCGGCCGTCGCCGCGTTGGTGCTCACCGGTTGCGGCACCACGAGCGAGCGCACGTCGGAAACCCCACAGGCGCAGGGTTCCAAGTCCTGCCAAGGGGACGACGGCAAGTATGTGATCGGGATGAGCCAGGCCAACAAGGCCGAGCCGTACCGGCAGCGGATGGACGACGACATCGCGGCCGCCGCCAAGGAGGTGCCGCAGTTCGAGGTGAAGTTCGCCGACGCTGCGCAGGACAACGCCAAGCAGGTCGCGGATGTCGAGAACTACATCACCCAGCAGATCGACCTGCTGCTCATCAGCCCGAACGAGGCCAAACCGCTCACGGCGGTGGTGAAGAAGGCCTTCGACAAGGGCATCCCGGTGATCGTGCTGGACCGCAAGGTCGAGGGCGATGCCTACACAGGGTTCATCGGCGGCGACAACGTGGAGATCGGCACCGAGGCCGGCAAGTACGTCGCCGAGAAGGTGCTACCGAACGGCGGCAACGTGGTCGAGCTCAAGGGCCTGGCCGGCGCCACCCCGCAGGCCGAGCGCAACCAGGGCTTCGCTGCTGGGATCAAGGCCAATCCCAAGGTGAAGGTCGTCGCGACCGCGAGTGGCGACTGGCTGCGGGAGAAGGGCCAGGCGCAGATGGACGCGTTGCTGAAGGCCAATCCGAAGATCGACGTGGTCTACGCGCACAACGACCCGATGGCCGAAGGCGCCTACCTGGCGGCGAAGGCGGTCGGTCGCGAGAAGGAGATGAAGTTCATCGGCATCGATGCGTTGCCGATCCCGTCCGGTGGTATCAAGGCCGTCGAACAGGGCCGTTTGACTGCCACCTTCACCTATCCGACCAACGGTAAGGAAGCGATCGCCGCGGCCAAGAAGCTGCTGGTCGACTGCGGCACCATCGAGCGTTCGCAGACCCTGACCACCCGGCTGATCGACAAGAGCAACGCCGCGTCGATCTACGCCGAGGAGAACCCGACCGGCTGA
- a CDS encoding VanZ family protein: MTPRVWKVAFGVACVVHLAALYAPRAAGSDVGIPYADKVVHLLLFAVVAYLGPRAGVPARPLFAVLIVNAVVSEVIQHVALPQRGGDVLDTVADLAGVALGAWIVSARRVGRT; this comes from the coding sequence GTGACCCCCCGGGTTTGGAAGGTCGCCTTCGGCGTGGCCTGCGTGGTGCATCTCGCCGCGCTGTACGCGCCGCGGGCGGCCGGTTCGGACGTCGGCATCCCGTACGCCGACAAGGTGGTCCACCTGCTGCTCTTCGCGGTCGTGGCCTACCTCGGGCCGCGGGCGGGAGTGCCCGCACGGCCGCTGTTCGCCGTACTGATCGTCAATGCGGTGGTCAGCGAGGTCATCCAGCACGTGGCGCTGCCGCAGCGCGGTGGTGACGTACTCGACACGGTCGCCGATCTCGCCGGTGTGGCGCTCGGGGCGTGGATAGTGAGCGCGAGGCGCGTCGGCAGGACATGA
- a CDS encoding LacI family DNA-binding transcriptional regulator codes for MATISDVAARAGVSTATVSRAMNGKASVDRDLAARVLAAAEELGYQPNGPARNLRRQETAVIALIISDVENPFFTAIARGVEDVAHEVGYSVVLCNSDENPAKESRYIDIALQERVAGVILSPTGTSTSVERLTTRGTAFVAVDRPLPGQDSDLVMVDTRLAARQATEHLVAQGYQRIGCITGPAGVRTADDRLAGYRDGLRAGRQRSTTKLVRRTEYKAAGAHRAALELLAHPEPPDALLVANSAQAVGVLQALQERQTRIGLVAFDDAPWAALIDPPLTVVAQPAYEIGAVAARLLLARIADNTRATTTTTLAAKLIERGSSRSLQRR; via the coding sequence GTGGCGACCATCAGCGATGTGGCCGCGCGGGCCGGGGTGTCCACCGCGACGGTCTCCCGTGCGATGAACGGCAAGGCGAGTGTCGACCGCGACCTCGCCGCCCGGGTCCTGGCCGCCGCCGAGGAGCTCGGTTACCAGCCGAACGGGCCGGCCCGGAATCTGCGCCGGCAGGAAACGGCCGTCATCGCCCTGATCATCTCGGACGTGGAGAACCCGTTCTTCACCGCGATCGCGCGCGGTGTCGAGGATGTCGCGCACGAGGTCGGCTACTCGGTCGTGCTCTGCAATTCCGACGAGAACCCGGCCAAGGAGAGCCGCTATATCGACATCGCCCTGCAGGAGCGCGTCGCCGGCGTCATCCTCTCCCCCACCGGTACGTCGACCAGCGTCGAGCGACTGACCACCCGCGGTACGGCGTTCGTCGCGGTCGACCGGCCACTCCCCGGCCAGGACAGCGACCTGGTCATGGTCGACACGCGGCTGGCCGCCCGCCAGGCCACTGAGCACCTGGTCGCGCAGGGGTATCAGCGCATCGGCTGCATCACCGGTCCGGCCGGCGTGCGCACAGCCGACGACCGGCTCGCGGGCTATCGCGACGGCCTCCGCGCGGGCCGCCAACGCAGCACCACCAAGCTCGTACGGCGAACCGAGTACAAGGCGGCCGGAGCTCATCGCGCCGCGCTCGAGCTACTCGCCCATCCCGAGCCGCCCGACGCGCTACTGGTGGCGAACAGCGCCCAGGCCGTCGGCGTACTGCAAGCCCTCCAGGAGCGGCAGACCCGGATCGGACTGGTGGCCTTCGACGACGCGCCTTGGGCGGCGCTGATCGATCCGCCGTTGACCGTCGTCGCCCAACCGGCGTACGAGATCGGCGCGGTGGCGGCCCGCCTGCTGCTGGCCAGAATCGCCGACAACACCCGAGCCACTACGACCACTACGTTGGCCGCGAAACTGATCGAACGCGGCAGTTCACGATCGCTCCAACGTCGGTAA